One genomic window of Bacteroidales bacterium includes the following:
- a CDS encoding outer membrane lipoprotein-sorting protein, whose protein sequence is MTHLKHKIQIVIVFTLFYSVLWSQPTGNEILDRIDANMSAETRYVKSKMIIHGPRSSRTVESESWGQGESSFTEYLAPAREKGTKMLKLEDKLWIFSPSTDRTIQISGHMLRQSVMGSDLSYEDMMDDRKLSEVYDAGVVGSETIGEYDCWIVEMNATAEDVAYQMRKLWVDKDRYIPLKEELYAKSGKLLKKNELTNITRHGSRWYPGKMTFKDMLKQGAGTEFIIDEIQFDVEIPEHILSKASLR, encoded by the coding sequence ATGACACATTTAAAACATAAAATTCAGATAGTAATCGTATTCACGCTGTTTTACAGTGTATTATGGTCTCAGCCAACAGGAAATGAAATCCTCGACAGGATCGATGCCAACATGTCGGCCGAAACCCGTTATGTAAAATCCAAAATGATCATCCATGGTCCGCGCAGCTCACGGACCGTGGAATCGGAAAGCTGGGGCCAGGGGGAATCCTCTTTTACGGAATACCTGGCCCCGGCCCGGGAAAAGGGCACCAAGATGCTGAAGCTGGAGGACAAGCTCTGGATCTTCTCCCCTTCTACCGACCGGACCATACAGATCTCCGGGCATATGCTCCGCCAGTCGGTGATGGGATCCGACCTCTCTTACGAAGATATGATGGACGACAGGAAGCTGAGCGAGGTATATGATGCCGGGGTGGTGGGCTCAGAAACTATAGGTGAATACGATTGCTGGATCGTGGAGATGAATGCCACAGCGGAAGATGTGGCCTACCAGATGCGCAAGCTCTGGGTGGACAAGGACCGTTATATTCCCCTTAAAGAAGAACTCTATGCAAAAAGCGGGAAGCTGCTTAAAAAGAATGAATTAACTAATATTACACGACATGGTTCCCGCTGGTATCCCGGTAAAATGACCTTCAAGGATATGCTAAAACAGGGTGCTGGAACCGAGTTTATAATTGATGAAATTCAATTTGATGTGGAGATCCCGGAACATATTCTGAGCAAAGCATCCCTAAGATAA
- a CDS encoding TIM barrel protein, with the protein MKRRQFIQHTGTAAGAMLAVPSLFPACSGYDPMSRIGLTTVVFRNRFFSTNPDVSGEVLSLEKIPEYFRDRFGIYQPEFWSKHFESREKSYLKDVKSALDKNHCRLINIQADTPGKDMSDPENSSLAVEEIKEWIDLGAYLGARMVRGSFMQQSLEEGIKSTRKLVSYAAGKGLVFLSENHFDLMSDPEKHVKVAREVDDRNFGLLADFGNYPESTDKYEALRMIAPYTRLVSAKTHGFNENYEHTGFDFDRCVRIMEKVGFKGVYSLEQWEDGLPAYDFERIVDWMIEHVIANTT; encoded by the coding sequence ATGAAAAGACGACAATTTATTCAGCATACAGGAACAGCTGCAGGCGCCATGCTTGCAGTTCCATCCTTATTTCCGGCCTGCTCCGGATACGACCCTATGTCGCGTATCGGTCTGACCACAGTGGTCTTCCGAAACCGTTTCTTCAGTACCAATCCCGATGTAAGCGGAGAAGTACTCAGCCTGGAAAAAATCCCGGAATACTTCCGGGATCGTTTTGGAATCTATCAGCCTGAATTCTGGTCCAAACATTTTGAATCCAGGGAAAAGTCCTACCTGAAAGATGTGAAGAGTGCCCTGGATAAAAATCACTGCCGCTTAATCAATATCCAGGCTGATACCCCGGGAAAAGATATGTCCGATCCGGAAAACAGCAGTCTGGCCGTAGAGGAGATCAAAGAATGGATTGATTTGGGAGCCTATCTAGGAGCCAGAATGGTTCGTGGCAGTTTCATGCAGCAATCTCTGGAGGAAGGCATAAAATCAACCAGAAAGTTAGTCAGCTATGCCGCCGGCAAAGGTCTTGTTTTCCTGTCCGAAAATCATTTTGACCTGATGTCAGATCCGGAAAAGCATGTAAAGGTGGCCCGGGAAGTCGATGACCGTAATTTTGGTTTGCTGGCCGACTTCGGAAACTATCCCGAGTCGACCGACAAATATGAAGCCCTCCGGATGATCGCCCCCTATACCCGGCTGGTCTCGGCCAAAACTCATGGCTTTAATGAGAATTATGAACATACCGGATTCGATTTCGATCGCTGCGTAAGAATCATGGAAAAAGTCGGCTTTAAAGGAGTCTATTCCCTGGAACAGTGGGAAGATGGCTTGCCCGCTTACGATTTTGAAAGAATCGTTGACTGGATGATTGAACATGTTATAGCCAATACGACCTGA
- a CDS encoding HAMP domain-containing sensor histidine kinase encodes MKLLTKSTLLIATLSLFLFFIMGVIFFQVLKNMSLSNLDRELGDLKELVEDYLEHNDGAELRSIPGLDSVWIQEVDEHVQAEDIFGDTLMLDVKDEQFRTFRYLQFNFIKEGRLFLVKIYKSTTPSDKLVERVTLMITLMVILFLTGIFILNRFIFASLWRDFFEAIEKLKRFETTKEPVILGEQDIQEFDELKQVLEVMTRRLANDYKELKEYTDHTTHELQTPLAVIKSKTELLIQSKNLGEEEMKCLEAINTSVHQLSRLNSTLTLITRIENRQFTEKEEIGLSRLLEGHLDLLQEYIELRNIKIEKHFQDGGQVLLMDQGLADLLAANLLKNAIVHNVEGGTIVLETRPGSLIIRNDGPPLAFSQEELFTRFVRDIRRSGNFGLGLSLVKKVCENYGYKINYTFENQKHTFKIVLPE; translated from the coding sequence ATGAAACTCCTTACCAAGTCCACACTTCTGATTGCCACCTTATCCCTGTTTCTGTTTTTTATCATGGGGGTCATCTTTTTTCAGGTACTGAAGAACATGAGCCTGTCCAACCTGGACAGGGAGCTGGGCGATTTGAAGGAGCTTGTGGAAGATTATCTGGAGCATAATGACGGGGCGGAACTCAGATCGATACCGGGGCTGGATTCTGTCTGGATTCAGGAGGTGGACGAGCATGTTCAGGCAGAGGATATTTTTGGAGATACTCTGATGCTGGATGTAAAGGATGAGCAATTCAGGACCTTTCGTTACCTGCAGTTCAATTTTATAAAGGAGGGTCGTTTATTCCTGGTAAAAATCTACAAATCCACGACCCCTTCGGATAAACTCGTGGAGCGGGTGACGCTGATGATTACCCTGATGGTCATTCTTTTTCTGACCGGGATATTCATTCTGAACAGATTCATTTTTGCCAGTTTATGGCGGGATTTTTTTGAAGCCATTGAGAAGCTGAAACGTTTCGAAACCACGAAAGAGCCCGTGATACTGGGAGAGCAGGATATCCAGGAGTTTGATGAACTGAAGCAGGTGCTGGAAGTAATGACCCGGCGGCTGGCAAACGATTATAAAGAGCTGAAGGAGTATACCGATCATACCACCCATGAATTGCAAACACCCCTTGCAGTTATCAAGTCCAAGACCGAGTTGCTGATTCAGTCGAAAAACCTGGGCGAGGAGGAGATGAAATGCCTGGAGGCCATCAACACCAGTGTGCATCAGTTGTCGAGACTCAATTCCACGCTGACCCTGATTACGCGCATTGAAAACAGGCAATTCACGGAAAAAGAGGAGATCGGACTGAGCAGACTTCTGGAAGGCCACCTGGATTTGTTACAGGAATACATAGAGTTGAGAAATATTAAAATTGAGAAGCATTTTCAGGATGGGGGACAGGTCCTTTTGATGGACCAGGGACTGGCAGACCTGCTGGCAGCCAACCTCCTTAAAAATGCGATCGTACATAATGTTGAGGGTGGCACTATTGTTCTGGAAACCAGGCCGGGAAGCCTGATCATAAGAAATGACGGTCCTCCTCTGGCCTTTAGCCAGGAGGAGCTGTTTACACGCTTTGTCAGGGACATCAGGCGAAGCGGTAATTTTGGCCTTGGCTTATCGCTGGTGAAAAAAGTATGTGAAAACTATGGATATAAAATTAATTATACCTTTGAAAATCAAAAGCATACATTTAAGATAGTCCTGCCGGAGTAA
- a CDS encoding response regulator transcription factor, giving the protein MQILIVEDETSLMDSMVSYLEMEGFRCERAPDYHTGAAVLDKHDYLCMLIDLNLPDGDGLGLVRLARENESKSGIIIISARNAIEQRVEGLDAGADDYLVKPFHLSELAARVHSVIRRTRLKGGEMLRFDRIKVEPEERTCYVDEKPVDLTQKEMDLLLYFMANRNRVVTKEGIADYLWGEYGGDYGSYDFVYTHLKNLRRKLMDAGCPDYVQNIYGIGYKFSLD; this is encoded by the coding sequence ATGCAGATACTAATTGTAGAGGATGAGACCTCTTTAATGGATTCGATGGTTTCCTATTTGGAGATGGAGGGCTTCAGGTGCGAGCGGGCTCCGGATTATCATACAGGGGCCGCCGTACTTGACAAACATGATTATCTCTGTATGCTGATCGATCTTAACCTGCCTGATGGAGACGGACTCGGCCTGGTGAGGCTTGCCAGGGAAAATGAATCAAAATCGGGGATTATTATCATCTCAGCCAGGAATGCGATTGAACAAAGGGTGGAAGGGCTTGATGCCGGGGCCGATGATTACCTGGTAAAGCCTTTTCATTTATCTGAACTGGCGGCCCGGGTACACTCGGTTATCCGGCGTACGCGTTTAAAAGGGGGTGAGATGCTACGTTTTGACCGGATCAAGGTGGAACCGGAAGAGCGTACCTGCTATGTGGATGAAAAGCCGGTCGACCTGACCCAGAAAGAAATGGATCTGCTTCTCTATTTCATGGCCAACCGCAACCGGGTGGTGACCAAGGAGGGAATTGCCGACTATTTGTGGGGTGAGTACGGAGGTGATTACGGATCCTACGATTTTGTCTATACACATTTGAAAAATCTGAGACGGAAGCTGATGGATGCGGGCTGTCCCGATTATGTGCAGAACATATACGGGATAGGTTACAAATTTTCTCTTGATTAA
- a CDS encoding arsenate reductase family protein, with protein sequence MYTIYHNPRCKKSRAALQYALIKKLDIQIREYLKDPLSEEELTALVMKLHIKPFELVRTREEVYKKELKGLNLNDEEWIKVMVENPKLIHRPIVEGKYKAVVGDPPENIDQL encoded by the coding sequence ATGTACACCATTTATCACAATCCCCGCTGCAAAAAGAGCCGGGCAGCTTTGCAATATGCCCTGATTAAAAAGCTGGATATTCAGATACGTGAATACCTGAAAGATCCCCTATCGGAAGAGGAACTGACAGCCCTGGTCATGAAACTTCACATCAAACCCTTTGAGCTGGTCAGAACCCGGGAAGAGGTCTATAAAAAGGAGTTGAAAGGCCTGAACCTGAATGACGAAGAATGGATCAAAGTGATGGTCGAAAATCCAAAGCTGATTCACCGGCCCATTGTGGAGGGGAAGTACAAAGCAGTGGTGGGCGATCCCCCTGAAAACATCGATCAGCTCTGA
- the fumC gene encoding class II fumarate hydratase, with protein sequence MKTRIEKDTMGEVKVPADKYWGAQTQRSKENFKIGDGRMPKEIVQAFGYLKKAAAATNLELGVLSEEKAYQIMEVCDEIIEGQLDDQFPLVVWQTGSGTQSNMNVNEVVANRAHVIQGNTLGEGKRLIHPNDDVNKSQSSNDTFPTAMHIAAYKVLTEITIPGVKDLRDTLKEKSDACMNVVKIGRTHWMDATPLTLGQEFSGYVSQLDHGLKALINSLDHLTELALGGTAVGTGINTPEGYATLVARNIARFTDLPFITGSNKFEGLAAHDAIVETHGALKTLAVSLMKIGNDIRMLASGPRCGIGEIIIPANEPGSSIMPGKVNPTQAEALTMVCAQVMGNDVAINIGGSNGHFELNVFKPMMIANFLESARLLGDACSSFNENCALGIEPNHARIEENLNNSLMLVTALNPHIGYEKAAEIAKKAHKEGTTLKAAALALKYLTEEEFDEWVDPSRMTGLL encoded by the coding sequence ATGAAAACCAGGATTGAAAAGGATACCATGGGCGAGGTGAAAGTGCCTGCCGACAAGTATTGGGGCGCACAAACCCAACGATCAAAAGAGAATTTCAAAATAGGCGATGGCAGGATGCCCAAAGAAATTGTCCAGGCCTTCGGTTACCTAAAAAAAGCAGCAGCAGCCACCAACCTGGAACTTGGGGTGCTTTCGGAAGAGAAGGCTTACCAGATCATGGAGGTTTGTGATGAGATTATTGAGGGGCAGCTGGACGATCAGTTCCCTCTGGTGGTCTGGCAGACCGGATCCGGAACCCAATCCAACATGAATGTGAATGAGGTGGTGGCCAACCGGGCCCACGTGATTCAGGGAAATACACTTGGAGAAGGCAAGCGGCTGATACATCCCAATGACGATGTAAATAAGTCTCAGTCGTCCAATGACACCTTCCCTACCGCCATGCATATCGCGGCATACAAAGTGCTTACCGAAATTACCATCCCCGGGGTAAAGGATCTGAGGGACACCCTCAAGGAAAAATCAGATGCCTGTATGAACGTGGTAAAGATCGGCCGCACGCACTGGATGGATGCCACTCCTCTCACACTGGGCCAGGAGTTTTCCGGATATGTATCCCAACTCGATCACGGTTTGAAGGCGCTGATCAACAGCCTAGATCACCTGACCGAACTGGCCCTGGGCGGGACCGCAGTCGGAACCGGGATCAATACACCGGAAGGGTATGCGACCCTGGTAGCCAGGAACATCGCCCGCTTTACCGATCTGCCCTTTATTACCGGTTCCAATAAGTTCGAAGGTCTGGCAGCCCATGATGCCATTGTGGAAACCCATGGTGCTCTGAAGACTCTGGCCGTCAGTCTGATGAAAATAGGCAACGACATCCGCATGCTGGCTTCAGGTCCGCGCTGCGGCATCGGGGAAATCATTATTCCTGCCAACGAACCGGGCTCTTCCATTATGCCGGGTAAAGTAAATCCCACTCAGGCAGAAGCGCTTACCATGGTCTGTGCCCAGGTGATGGGAAATGATGTGGCCATCAACATCGGAGGAAGCAATGGCCATTTTGAACTCAACGTATTCAAACCGATGATGATCGCCAATTTCCTGGAATCGGCACGACTCCTTGGAGATGCCTGTAGCTCCTTCAACGAAAACTGCGCTCTTGGAATTGAGCCAAACCATGCCAGAATAGAAGAAAACCTGAATAATTCTCTGATGCTGGTCACTGCCCTCAATCCCCATATCGGCTATGAGAAAGCGGCTGAAATTGCAAAAAAAGCACACAAAGAAGGCACTACACTGAAGGCGGCTGCCCTGGCTCTGAAATACCTCACGGAAGAGGAGTTCGACGAATGGGTCGATCCCTCCAGGATGACCGGATTGCTGTAG
- a CDS encoding methylmalonyl-CoA mutase family protein, which produces MKEEGNKKLYTEFPEITTTLWKEKIKADLKGADYQKSLVWNSDEGIPVNPFYRQEDIKDLDYLEGIGKLKYPSEAANGWLICQQLSPGKKLRETNERIKAALKGGVQAVRLQLGEIRMADVNTLQELFDGISLHETELHFGGCLSADALYTALCKLATHKGVKASELKGCLGADPLGKMAETGIPVASFENLVKLVKRVKETSPGMKVIEVHGSLIQNASTDLVEELAFSLAMASDYMAILTEKGIDPLTVQEALLLYLASGPNYFMEIAKLRAARILWAKIAEAYGVATSRARIRIHSVSSQWNMTLYDPHVNMLRGTAEAMSSILGGADLVNVLPYDYPNGKGSEFSDRLARNVQIILREEAYFDRVADPASGSYYLESLTDSLAEKAWDLFCEVESRGGFRLAFEAGWIQEKVESSRKKKTDRASSGKGRILGTNAYPNFHELNLHQKIASSKKDISDTAASTLRALQPFRLSWPFEQLRLETEHSAKRPRVLLLKYGNPGWMTARATFAGNFFACAGYEIVDPSPFKNLEEGITYASGGDFSIVVLCSSNDVYAETAPAVQQTLSGLSMVVIAGYPADHIDELKKAGIEHFIHRDSNVLQTLINFNKALL; this is translated from the coding sequence ATGAAAGAAGAGGGGAATAAAAAGCTGTATACTGAATTTCCGGAAATCACCACCACCCTGTGGAAAGAGAAGATCAAGGCCGATCTGAAGGGGGCAGATTACCAGAAAAGCCTGGTATGGAATAGTGATGAAGGTATTCCTGTCAATCCCTTTTACAGGCAGGAGGATATCAAAGATCTGGATTACCTGGAGGGAATTGGAAAGCTGAAATATCCATCGGAGGCAGCCAACGGGTGGCTCATATGCCAGCAGCTTAGTCCGGGAAAAAAACTCCGGGAAACCAACGAAAGAATCAAAGCAGCCCTGAAAGGAGGTGTTCAGGCTGTTCGCCTGCAACTGGGGGAGATCCGGATGGCCGATGTTAACACACTCCAGGAGCTGTTCGACGGAATCTCCCTTCACGAAACTGAACTTCATTTTGGCGGTTGCCTGAGCGCCGACGCCCTCTATACGGCACTTTGCAAACTGGCAACTCATAAAGGAGTCAAAGCTTCAGAATTAAAAGGATGCCTGGGTGCAGATCCCCTGGGGAAAATGGCAGAAACCGGGATTCCCGTTGCAAGTTTTGAAAACCTGGTAAAGCTGGTGAAGCGGGTAAAAGAGACCTCCCCCGGAATGAAGGTCATCGAGGTACATGGATCGCTGATTCAAAACGCGAGCACCGACCTGGTAGAAGAACTGGCCTTTTCTTTGGCAATGGCGAGTGACTATATGGCGATTCTGACCGAAAAAGGAATCGATCCTTTAACGGTTCAGGAAGCCCTCCTGCTGTATCTCGCTTCCGGCCCCAATTACTTCATGGAGATTGCCAAGCTAAGAGCAGCCCGGATTTTATGGGCAAAAATCGCAGAGGCATACGGAGTAGCGACTTCCCGGGCACGCATACGTATTCATTCCGTCTCCTCGCAATGGAACATGACCCTTTATGACCCTCACGTAAATATGCTTCGAGGTACTGCCGAGGCCATGTCCTCCATTCTCGGGGGAGCTGACCTGGTGAATGTGCTGCCTTATGATTATCCCAATGGGAAAGGCAGTGAATTTTCCGACCGTTTAGCCAGGAATGTACAAATCATTCTTCGGGAAGAAGCATACTTTGACCGGGTAGCCGACCCGGCTTCAGGCTCCTATTATTTGGAAAGCCTGACCGATTCGCTTGCAGAAAAAGCCTGGGACCTGTTCTGCGAAGTGGAGTCCCGGGGAGGGTTCCGCCTGGCCTTCGAAGCCGGGTGGATTCAGGAAAAGGTGGAGTCTTCACGCAAGAAAAAAACGGACAGGGCCTCCTCAGGAAAGGGAAGAATTCTGGGGACCAATGCCTACCCCAATTTCCATGAATTAAATCTTCACCAAAAGATTGCCTCCAGCAAAAAAGACATTTCTGATACTGCCGCTTCGACCCTCCGGGCACTTCAACCCTTCCGGCTCTCCTGGCCATTTGAACAGCTTCGTTTAGAAACAGAACACAGCGCTAAAAGGCCCCGGGTACTGCTGCTCAAATACGGGAATCCGGGCTGGATGACTGCCAGAGCCACTTTTGCCGGAAACTTCTTTGCATGTGCAGGTTACGAAATTGTGGACCCCAGCCCGTTCAAAAATCTGGAAGAGGGCATCACATACGCTTCAGGCGGAGATTTCAGTATTGTGGTTCTATGCAGCTCGAACGATGTATATGCAGAGACCGCCCCCGCTGTTCAGCAAACGCTTTCCGGCCTCTCCATGGTAGTGATAGCAGGTTATCCTGCCGACCACATCGATGAATTGAAAAAAGCCGGGATTGAGCATTTTATCCACCGGGACAGCAACGTGCTCCAGACCCTGATAAACTTTAACAAGGCACTTCTTTAA
- the scpA gene encoding methylmalonyl-CoA mutase translates to MRPDFKQINFRDFKVPTPKEPGSGLWETPEHISIKPVYSKEDLAHMEHLHYAAGLPPFLRGPYSAMYAMRPWTIRQYAGFSTAEESNAFYRRNLAAGQKGLSVAFDLATHRGYDSDHERVEGDVGKAGVAIDSILDMKVLFDQIPLNQMSVSMTMNGAVLPVMAFYIVAGLEQGASLEELTGTIQNDILKEFMVRNTYIYPPEMSMRIIADIFEYTSRKMPRFNSISISGYHMQEAGATADIELAYTLADGLEYLRTGVKAGIDIDSFSPRLSFFWAIGMNHFMEIAKMRAARMLWAKLVKQFNPKNPKSMALRTHSQTSGWSLTEQDPFNNVARTSIEAMAAALGHTQSLHTNALDEAIALPTDFSARIARNTQLHLQEETEICRSLDPWAGSYYVESLTHEIARRAWQHIEEIEDLGGMAAAIETGIPKMRIEEAAAIKQARIDSGKDIIVGVNRYRLEKEEPMDILEVDNSAVRLSQLERLHILKSERDNTKVQDSLKAISDCAKSGRGNLLELSIEAAKSRATLGEISSAIEAVSGRYKAVIRSISGIYSSESGEDPAFREACTLAREFASREGRQPRIMIAKMGQDGHDRGAKVVSTGYADMGFDVDIGPLFQTPGEAAKQAVENDVHILGVSSLAAGHKTLIPQVIHELKKLGREDIMVIAGGVIPAQDYDFLYQSGVIAIFGPGTKVSEAGKEILKVLLETH, encoded by the coding sequence ATGAGACCAGATTTCAAGCAGATAAATTTTCGCGATTTCAAGGTACCCACGCCTAAGGAGCCAGGCTCCGGTCTGTGGGAAACCCCTGAGCATATCTCCATTAAACCGGTATATAGTAAAGAGGACCTGGCTCACATGGAGCACCTCCATTATGCAGCGGGTTTGCCTCCATTTTTACGGGGACCCTATTCTGCCATGTATGCCATGCGCCCCTGGACCATCCGGCAATACGCAGGTTTTTCCACCGCGGAAGAGTCCAATGCTTTTTACCGCCGTAACCTGGCTGCAGGGCAAAAAGGACTTTCTGTGGCCTTCGACCTGGCCACACACCGCGGATATGATTCCGATCACGAACGCGTGGAGGGTGATGTAGGGAAAGCCGGAGTGGCCATTGATTCCATTCTGGATATGAAAGTTCTTTTCGATCAGATCCCGCTCAATCAGATGTCGGTCTCCATGACCATGAACGGGGCCGTACTTCCGGTCATGGCTTTCTATATAGTGGCGGGACTGGAACAGGGGGCTTCCCTGGAAGAGCTAACCGGTACCATCCAGAACGATATTCTCAAAGAATTTATGGTGCGCAATACCTATATCTATCCGCCGGAGATGTCCATGAGAATAATCGCGGATATTTTTGAATACACCTCCAGGAAGATGCCCAGGTTCAACAGCATCAGTATCTCCGGCTACCACATGCAGGAGGCTGGCGCCACTGCCGATATCGAGCTGGCCTATACTCTGGCTGACGGACTGGAATACCTGCGTACCGGGGTAAAGGCAGGTATTGATATTGATTCATTCTCTCCCAGGCTCTCCTTTTTCTGGGCCATTGGCATGAACCATTTTATGGAAATCGCCAAAATGAGAGCTGCCAGGATGTTATGGGCCAAACTGGTAAAACAGTTCAATCCGAAAAACCCGAAATCCATGGCTCTGCGGACCCACTCCCAGACTTCGGGCTGGAGCCTGACTGAGCAGGACCCCTTTAATAACGTTGCAAGGACTTCCATTGAAGCCATGGCCGCGGCACTGGGGCATACCCAATCGCTTCACACCAATGCACTGGATGAGGCCATTGCCCTGCCTACGGATTTCTCCGCCAGGATTGCAAGAAATACCCAGCTTCATTTGCAGGAAGAGACCGAAATATGCCGTTCTCTGGATCCATGGGCCGGGTCCTACTATGTGGAGAGCCTTACCCATGAGATAGCCCGGAGAGCCTGGCAGCACATCGAGGAGATCGAAGATCTGGGTGGAATGGCAGCCGCTATTGAGACAGGCATTCCTAAAATGCGTATCGAAGAAGCTGCCGCCATAAAACAGGCCAGAATTGACAGTGGTAAGGATATCATCGTTGGAGTGAACCGCTACCGCCTCGAAAAGGAAGAACCCATGGACATCCTTGAGGTGGACAATTCCGCAGTCCGCCTCTCTCAACTTGAACGCCTCCATATACTAAAAAGTGAACGGGATAATACAAAAGTGCAGGATTCCCTTAAGGCCATATCTGACTGTGCAAAAAGCGGTAGAGGTAACTTGCTTGAACTATCCATTGAAGCAGCTAAAAGCCGTGCTACCCTGGGTGAGATCTCTTCGGCCATTGAGGCGGTTTCGGGACGTTACAAAGCGGTGATCCGCTCCATTTCAGGAATTTACTCGTCTGAATCAGGAGAAGACCCGGCATTCCGGGAGGCCTGCACCCTGGCCCGGGAATTTGCCTCCAGGGAGGGGCGCCAACCCCGTATAATGATTGCCAAAATGGGACAGGACGGACACGACCGCGGTGCCAAGGTGGTCAGTACCGGATACGCAGATATGGGCTTTGACGTGGATATCGGCCCGCTCTTCCAGACCCCGGGCGAAGCTGCCAAGCAGGCCGTGGAAAACGACGTACATATCCTGGGGGTCTCATCCCTGGCCGCGGGACACAAAACATTGATTCCACAGGTAATTCATGAACTTAAGAAACTTGGAAGGGAAGATATCATGGTCATTGCCGGTGGCGTGATCCCCGCTCAGGATTATGATTTTCTGTACCAATCGGGAGTTATTGCCATTTTTGGTCCCGGTACAAAAGTTTCTGAAGCAGGAAAAGAGATCCTGAAAGTATTACTGGAAACTCATTAG
- a CDS encoding MBL fold metallo-hydrolase: MKCRTIPCGYLNVKAVEMIKPLGLERISLQYEVDKNKYMRLSMNALLVEKGGRKVLFDPGAAGFLPLRIQREYGLEIPVPLEELLSGEGLEPGQITDVVFTHLHFDHASGGFKRVQGNIVKRFPHARYHVLKEHYDYALNPDPMEADSFCTELLKYLDRIHWLEEWDLDGIEFMVFNGHTRGMAVPVIGSGKERTCFVSDLIPMAVFLENEVWCGYDLEPTLQLAEKQEFLQEQVHGLSLFLYHETLEKKLIG; this comes from the coding sequence ATGAAATGCAGGACCATACCTTGTGGCTATTTAAATGTGAAGGCTGTGGAGATGATCAAACCCCTTGGTTTAGAGCGGATTTCTCTTCAATATGAAGTGGATAAGAATAAATATATGAGGCTTTCTATGAATGCCTTATTGGTCGAGAAGGGAGGGCGAAAAGTGCTATTTGATCCGGGTGCTGCCGGGTTTTTGCCACTGAGAATTCAAAGGGAGTACGGGCTGGAGATCCCGGTTCCATTGGAGGAGCTTTTATCCGGAGAGGGTCTGGAACCGGGGCAGATCACCGATGTTGTTTTTACACATCTGCATTTTGATCATGCCAGCGGAGGGTTTAAGCGTGTTCAGGGGAATATTGTGAAGCGCTTTCCCCATGCCCGTTATCATGTCTTGAAAGAACACTATGACTATGCCTTGAATCCGGATCCCATGGAGGCAGATTCTTTTTGCACCGAACTGCTGAAGTACCTCGACAGGATTCACTGGCTGGAGGAGTGGGATCTCGACGGGATCGAATTCATGGTATTTAACGGGCACACCCGGGGTATGGCTGTGCCGGTCATTGGTTCAGGGAAGGAGAGAACTTGTTTTGTCTCGGATTTGATCCCCATGGCTGTTTTTCTCGAAAACGAAGTGTGGTGCGGATATGATCTGGAACCCACCCTGCAACTCGCGGAGAAGCAGGAGTTTCTTCAGGAACAGGTCCATGGATTAAGCTTATTTTTATATCATGAAACGTTGGAAAAGAAGCTAATAGGCTAA